Proteins encoded in a region of the Esox lucius isolate fEsoLuc1 chromosome 9, fEsoLuc1.pri, whole genome shotgun sequence genome:
- the LOC105031592 gene encoding zinc finger protein OZF-like, with the protein MSSLKLTSLQSRGLGDGTWKSNRLTLQMEDKPSLLLSFHTEPKEESLDSYWDSGAQCSLVDSEMKIEKLENCSQTLGPNDIKYEEEKKIGDLTNQDELAEVDTFPTCGEQQQEDYKDKKSHLCTHCGKHFLSISLLKRQINIHSGEKPNSCSDCGKSFISSCNLTGHERLHSGEKPYSCPDCGMCFSQTHCLITHQRIHTGEKPYSCSDCGKSFSQLGSFKTHKRIHTGEKPYLCPDCGKSFSLLDRLKTHQRIHTGEKPYSCPDCGMCFSRLGNLNSHQRIHTGEKPYSCTDCGKSFSSRGSFKIHQRIHTGEKPYSCPDCGMCFSQTNSLITHQRIHTGEKPYSCTDCGKSFSQLGSFKTHQRVHTGEKPYLCPDCGKSFSLLDRLKTHLRIHTGEKPYSCTDCGKSFSQLTNFKIHQRIHTGEKPYSCSDCEMCFSQLGSLKTHQRIHTGEKPYSCSDCGKSFSHLVRFKTHQRIHTGEKPYLCSVCGKSFSQLDHFKTHQSIHTASKHLH; encoded by the exons ATGTCCAGTCTAAAACTAACTTCACTGCAGTCGCGTGGATTGGGAGACGGTACTTGGAAAAGTAATCGACTTACGTTG cagatggaggacaaacccagcctgctgctctccttccacactgagccTAAAGAAGAGTCACTGGATTCTTATTGGGACAGTGGAGCTCAGTGTtcattggtggattcagagatgaAAATAGAGAAGCTAGAAAACTGCAGTCAAACACTGGGGCCGAATGATATTAAAtatgaagaggagaagaagattGGGGATTTAACTAATCAAG ATGAGTTGGCTGAAGTTGATACATTTCCTACATGTGGAGAGCAACAACAGGAAGACTACAAAGATAAGAAGTCTCACCTCTGCACCCACTgtggaaaacatttcctttcTATATCACTGCTAAAAAGACAAATTAACATACACTCAGGAGAGAAGCCTAACtcgtgttctgactgtgggaagagtttcattTCATCATGTAATTTAACTGGACATGAGAGATTGCAttcaggagagaagccttactcctgtcctgactgtgggatGTGTTTTTCTCAAACACATTGCCTTATtactcaccagcgcatacatactggagagaagccttactcctgttcagactgtgggaagagtttctctcagttAGGCAGCTTTAAAACTCACAAGCGcatacacacaggagagaagccgtACTTGTGTCctgattgtgggaagagtttctcccTGCTAGATAGACTTAaaactcaccagcgcatacatactggagagaagccttactcctgtcctgactgtgggatGTGTTTCTCTCGACTAGGTAACCTTAATagtcaccagcgcatacatactggagagaagccttactcctgtactgactgtgggaagagtttctctagTCGAGGTAGCTTTAaaattcaccagcgcatacatactggagagaagccttactcctgtcctgactgtgggatGTGTTTTTCTCAAACAAATAGCCTTATtactcaccagcgcatacatactggagagaagccttactcctgtactgactgtgggaagagtttctctcagttAGGCAGCTTCAAAACTCACCAGCGcgtacacacaggagagaagccatacttgtgtcctgactgtgggaagagtttctctctgCTAGATAGACTTAAAACTCACctgcgcatacatactggagagaagccttactcctgtactgactgtgggaagagtttctctcaactAACTAACTTTAAAATTCATcagcgcatacacactggagagaagccttactcctgttctgactgtgagaTGTGTTTCTCTCAACTAGGTAGCCTTAaaactcaccagcgcatacacactggagagaagccttactcctgttctgactgtggaaagagtttctCTCATTTAGTCCGCTTTAaaactcaccagcgcatacacactggagagaagccatacttgtgttctgtctgtgggaagagtttctctcaattggACCACTTTAAAACTCACCAGAGCATACACACTGCAAGCAAGCACCTTCATTGA